The following coding sequences are from one Wenzhouxiangella sp. AB-CW3 window:
- the nuoI gene encoding NADH-quinone oxidoreductase subunit NuoI, translated as MNTIVRYLRSLMLLELLRGMAVTWRFGRASKPTLNYPEEKTPKSPRFRGLHALRRYPNGEERCIACKLCEAVCPALAITIDSHQREDGTRRTTRYDIDLFKCIYCGFCEESCPVDSIVLTDISEYHMESRDEKVVDKQQLLAIGDRYEQSIAANRERDARYR; from the coding sequence ATGAATACGATTGTTCGCTATCTCAGGTCGCTGATGCTGCTGGAACTACTGCGCGGCATGGCCGTGACCTGGCGGTTCGGTCGTGCGTCGAAGCCGACGCTCAACTACCCGGAAGAGAAGACGCCGAAGTCACCGCGCTTTCGGGGTCTGCATGCGCTCCGGCGCTACCCCAATGGCGAAGAGCGTTGTATTGCCTGCAAGCTGTGCGAAGCCGTGTGCCCGGCCCTGGCCATCACCATCGATTCGCACCAGCGCGAGGATGGCACGCGCCGCACCACGCGTTATGACATCGACCTGTTCAAGTGCATCTACTGCGGGTTTTGCGAGGAATCCTGCCCGGTCGATTCAATTGTGCTGACCGACATCAGTGAGTACCACATGGAAAGCAGGGACGAAAAAGTGGTCGACAAGCAACAACTGCTTGCCATTGGCGACCGTTATGAACAATCCATCGCCGCCAATCGCGAGCGTGATGCCAGATATCGCTGA